From the Ciona intestinalis chromosome 2, KH, whole genome shotgun sequence genome, one window contains:
- the LOC100186137 gene encoding putative aminopeptidase W07G4.4, translating into MGLPCEIELVSKFENLNFDGVILVCEKLDDLKDSLSFLKKPLEDLKQIDDSVGKSVTVAALDGGLKRVIFAPTGPLNRDYDDVRRFADAAENGIKRAIKAGCQSPVLVTVKNDKFKYASFVAALGAMQALYVPLEIREAKPEKKNKLLKLGLWSGESSPYLIPTVDAFESGRSLVRDIQGSDPERMAPPRVADYVTANFANTNIKVEVVSDCDYIEKNYPCLGAVNRAAKVVPRHNARVIKLFYEGSGPITDTLFLVGKGVTYDTGGADVKAGGIMAGMHRDKGGASAVAGFFQILEKLKPAHLKVYGTMSMVRNSIGANGYVADEIITARSGKRVRVGNTDAEGRMAMADCLCEAKEMAKNEVNPHLYTIATLTGHAIIAMGPGYSIAMDNGPAREIQNSLKLRDAGDAVGDMFEISTIRREDYVFHTGKSEYEDILQCNNAPSSRTPRGHQSPSAFMIMTSGLDSHGLDSDHPLKYTHLDIAGSEGKFPGIPTGAPITGLYSRYFGKH; encoded by the exons ATGGG GTTACCTTGTGAAATTGAATTGGTTTCAAAATTTGAAAACCTTAATTTTGACGGAGTTATTCTTGTGTGTGAAAAACTAGATGACTTGAAAGATTCTTTGAGTTTTCTAAAGAAACCTTTGGAggatttaaaacag ATTGATGATTCTGTTGGAAAGTCAGTAACAGTTGCTGCTTTGGATGGCGGTTTGAAACGAGTG ATCTTTGCACCAACTGGTCCTCTGAACCGAGATTACGACGATGTTCGTAGATTTGCTGACGCGGCAGAAAACGGGATAAAACGAGCGATTAAAGCCGGCTGTCAATCACCTGTGCTTGTCACTGTGAAGAATGATAA GTTCAAATACGCAAGTTTTGTTGCTGCACTTGGCGCAATGCAAGCACTTTATGTTCCATTGGAAATACGAGAAGCTAAACCTGAAAAGAAGAATaag TTACTGAAACTTGGTTTATGGAGTGGAGAATCTTCCCCATACTTGATACCTACTGTAGATGCTTTTGAAAGTGGAAG GTCTTTAGTTCGTGACATCCAGGGTTCGGATCCTGAGCGTATGGCGCCACCACGTGTTGCAGATTACGTTACAGCAAACTTCGCGAACACAAACATTAAG gttGAGGTTGTATCAGATTGTGATTACATTGAGAAGAATTATCCTTGCCTTGGTGCTGTGAACAGAGCTGCTAAAG TGGTTCCTCGGCACAATGCTCGCGTCATCAAACTTTTCTACGAGGGTTCGGGTCCAATCACAGACACATTGTTCCTTGTGGGTAAGGGTGTCACTTATGATACTGGAGGTGCAGATGTAAAAGCTGGGGGTATTATGGCTGGAATGCACAGAGATAAAGGGGGAGCTTCTGCTGTGGCTGGCTTCTTTCAG ATATTGGAGAAATTGAAGCCCGCCCACTTAAAAGTATACGGCACAATGTCCATGGTAAGAAACAGCATTGGAGCAAATGGTTACGTGGCTGATGAGATTATTACTGCAAGGTCAGGGAAAAGG GTTCGTGTCGGCAACACTGACGCTGAAGGGCGAATGGCGATGGCAGATTGTTTGTGTGAGGCAAAAGAAATGGCGAAGAATGAAGTGAACCCACATCTTTATACGATCGCTACGTTGACTGGGCATGCTATTATTGCTATGGGACCTGGATACAGT ATTGCGATGGACAATGGTCCTGCTCGTGAAATACAGAACAGCTTGAAGCTGCGAGATGCTGGTGATGCTGTCGGAGATATGTTTGAGATATCAACAATTAGAAGGGAGGATTATGTGTTTCATACAG GCAAGTCTGAATACGAAGACATCTTGCAATGTAACAACGCCCCGTCATCACGCACACCACGAGGTCATCAATCACCAAGTGCTTtcatgattatgacatcaggACTTGATTCT caTGGGTTGGACTCTGATCACCCTCTCAAATACACCCATCTTGATATTGCGGGTTCAGAAGGGAAATTCCCTGGAATACCCACTGGGGCCCCAATCACTGGTCTTTATTCGAGATATTTTGGAAAGCATTAG
- the LOC100175939 gene encoding NPC intracellular cholesterol transporter 2-like: MKLYSFLILAGVAISIAHCKISIKDCGSKCGKIDSIAVTDCNTSPCKLNKGETYTFNVTFTPNVAVNAAKSFVYGILDGLKVPFPISQPNACVDSNINCPMSKGTSYTYSAKLPIKSLYPDVKVVVEWNLEDTEKNESIFCLLTPVEIVG, translated from the coding sequence ATGAAATTGTATTCATTTCTCATCCTGGCTGGTGTTGCAATTTCCATTGCTCATTGCAAAATTAGTATCAAAGACTGTGGGTCAAAATGTGGCAAGATAGATTCTATTGCAGTAACTGACTGCAATACTTCACCATGCAAGCTAAACAAGGGGGAAACATACACCTTCAATGTCACTTTTACACCAAACGTAGCAGTCAATGCAGCCAAATCATTTGTGTATGGTATTCTGGATGGATTAAAAGTTCCATTTCCAATTTCCCAGCCCAACGCCTGTGTTGATAGCAACATAAACTGCCCGATGAGCAAAGGTACATCATACACATACAGTGCAAAGCTGCCAATCAAGTCTCTCTATCCCGATGTTAAAGTGGTCGTTGAATGGAACTTGGAAGACaccgaaaaaaatgaaagcatTTTCTGCTTGTTGACCCCCGTTGAAATTGTTGGTTAG
- the LOC100179774 gene encoding uncharacterized protein LOC100179774: protein MAFYVLTSYNGNLKQLFLQFLLLFGISHALGNTKDLLIYGDSPYATTVNGISLKDIVGIYTLTKPDEYTQVVPALGRVFKIYQEQERWIILKYTENPKFDPQIQITSYGEIDDHAIISILEKVGWVAIPNIHVASFTNEGELMKVFGPGNYIAFNIPLTKTLAQAACRSVDANLVLPITEALNQFLVTLTEFDQTYWTGFKSDVSSGWEFKLGNAEGSLSEIPIHYDVTTPGCLVINKNEFKISSCEETHFFICESRFYPHREYWYKVYDYPRTFQEASVACKAAYNSSLLPWVTSQNFIDKLTQLYGYKELYWSAFRYDDTTESYNVPGEPSAKIVWEDGQPSWGDCVVGNNIGKGVSVQCNLEHFFICVRPISVEINNLQKRDNVWLWSSTTKYNSTNAELLCNQLLQQQLTIKDHYSLMRAIKVFYKESSGSKFWVSLAPNIAIVNGFVSFNQPITPRDTGLCSVVTVTDDSPIFSWSPCGEKVYAACETYNLHNLSRNANKDCPSGFSFITDNNCFGWVSTPSSWSVAQATCSKFVSQAEIIHSSKISRFHLPTYMKLNNITSLWSGFCGDGTNQTVFAINKYNTNFQHTQVVNYGDCLVYSLNNGTHVSQWNEKLPFLCVSGREAINQSLTEVYNDVVSLYQSNACPDHHILMESACIGISQSNNSWSHSCHGDKPTFYSEQNHQLIVNLIDVNKWLVGSRIWIGLYEENANLKSTNGVLNFTSWGSPQDEINSPCISMDANGEWWKEDCSLRKYSLCAVKQCYKDTPQLYNGDIQHTRSGFVCNQWNDDITNSSHNYCRSFGDYFSPYCLTTDQNMYLESCDIPHCDVKMQENNDIIIKSDLSGADITVSCYEETMLTNCECNNEHCYGVYPTDNMNGCEVKLKPLLNHNVQTGVKAFCRSSNNYVSTRTLVSFDNLVSHVTCPSFMRLVGCFYGDTMNSTPRSDFGIATIEGLACFSKNGSESLTTTAVCMASHPILNNQGGNMMNMESGVASFTSSTSAFISLTQMGFKTLCFWVLVEELGTIVFAAEDGLSPFISVAASENGDAVFVYNGESVTFNANLLLDGQWHLLCMGYSNPEMEVTKCGLLIDGVVAAITSQSTNCDLNNFKGHFIFGSGQVFNHNITYKNGTTATVKPKVNTGQHSNFLKQFSGQIGYISAYNKAMSVSDIRNLQFQCKSEENFQNVLVGSYAGFGLVELDRSTVPCDLSKVRYQSLTSVGLIQEDDNVVIAVDVNSVDVDSLISMEASLFLVDVSYHSTTSPTKNLPQKQAAVASNTKLTFTINNVGYGDTYTVMTTVKTNSIYLETMEPVISSATIDTQPAPVTNIREKEGLPQVGSSTVVWSTPPGNRTSYNVFVHTSLESVVSLIYSGTIEGQATEFTVDGSLNLDNRVNPGQNYIFAIQAIYGSMNTTLASYTGTTQPAPPAVSSFRTINTRRRGVVIMGVFWGSTFSKYIDHYNVSLRVQGQANASYLIVDANKNFAHFSNLLPSTMYEVSVRSYSGNKISLASSALATSGVSSDFLIFVERINNLSSQVTWDVSSHCHKYKVSVSIFTGISADTVEQCKQQTTYTEEIYCTEYIRGFTKQLKTNVTASVQGCLYQVFVLHYPDDITEVSDSQLIAEFSNPNSLLAPSGLVIETVSQSEIRVEWTEAEAAQEIDRYLIQVSVVGNSLPIQQLYIGGSTHVVIKNLSPATHYDVTVTSLRMWESGPQSHAKGWTKSLSEQIYSWSEWMDFGKCSASCGTSSTQTRSRYCLDPSSTIVPPVHNDVINCVGDVIEVKHCDVIMCPVNGGWSKWSDYSSCSSTCGINTTSVRTRECSNPSPTNGGSHCYGNKTETRLCGALYCPQPGVWSSWVTHHRCSHSCGNGVIARYRECRKSNYDVTECIGKDNDVIACNLGECPVDGLWSPWQPWSLCLIPCGVINSSRVRVCGSPAPSNGGRYCEGSDNDLEQTEHRRCKATNPCPGTYHWGAWSTFSHCPATCGQSAMTSRTRTCVWNEPEFGDFPCAENERESVYCGVLECPIHGGWGEWVNWSPCSVECGVSKKVRIRLCNNPTPTAGGNPCFGSETGSQVDEEVCKGEACPPGRFISDWKPRVCSSVITKFRNSRWEETRAGKTQTAPCPPEQSGIARRRCAQTGVWMEEDYSGCVRSDLMKIKEFLANETHDSKGFKQGITNLNAYLADDVNGNGLVTTGDLIAVQDILSNLTSWEPFKFDDITRSNRLEFMSSVTSVVDRVTQLKYFKVWKDLDNGVFRKLFQNFLSTLDNNTMQASSILNPGTFPKHKTSFSNNLNVMLLALSNHEQTVQFPEQGSPQLRRDKSFVEVPPGVSGSKKNSEVRFSFLKFDDTDGMMTSLPVTSLKKEGQLSFEGKTLNSALVGVQLLVDGQVQKLHRLNGYVYITFYHKRKSRDHVCVFIDYTSEDVLFNDDGCEVWRKRDDRTICRCNHVTTFALLSHDVYDMEWQQVIVVDEYRFLISVGSYVSLGLLAIMLVLLLVPQSVSIKFTLIPINTVLSAILRHVGVVCVLYLSSSTVLCVAVASLVMYACIVQCVWTTLHIHDVHTSALAQVEHGKRPYYSITAWLLTLLCSASIILTFALFDYSGTGDKYQLGCDQIITTYVTLPAICLCAFVAVTSLFILVRTSRHFYRVYDDLKPITARRLEQRLWLGGFWFFINTACVITTLVVCFNKSTANPVQIPHVILVLLECVYLLYSELWMNREIRSFYHRCIGAKPPVIKVDYKPPKYVP from the exons ATGGCGTTTTA tGTTTTAACTTCTTATAATGGCAATTTAAAGCAATTGTTTCTGCAGTTTTTGCTTCTGTTTGGAATAAGCCATGCATTGG ggAACACAAAAGATTTGCTCATATATGGGGATTCCCCATATGCAACCACAGTCAATGGCATCAGTTTAAAGGACATTGTAGGAATATACACACTCACAAAGCCTGATGAATATACTCAAGTTGTACCAGCGCTTGGTAGAGTGTTCAAGATATATCAGGAACAGGAGAGATGGATAATATTGAAGTACACGGAGAATCCTAAATTTGATCCTCAAATACAG ataACTTCTTATGGTGAAATAGATGATCATGCAATTATTTCCATATTAGAGAAAGTGGGTTGGGTGGCTATCCCTAATATTCATGTGGCTTCTTTTACCAATGAAG gTGAACTAATGAAGGTATTTGGACCTGGGAATTATATTGCCTTCAACATTCCTTTAACTAAAACATTAGCCCAAGCAGCATGTAGATCTGTAGATGCAAACCTCGTTCTGCCAATTACTGAGGCATTGAATCAATTCTTGGTAACTTTGACTGAGTTCGACCAAACTTATTGGACAG gttttaaatcGGATGTCAGTTCTGGATGGGAATTTAAACTTGGTAATGCTGAAGGCTCATTGTCTGAAATACCAattcattatgatgtcacaacccCCGGTTGTTTGGTCATAAATAAGAATGAATTCAAAATATCATCTTGTGAAGAAACACATTTCTTTATCTGTGAATCAA GATTTTATCCTCATAGAGAATACTGGTACAAGGTATATGATTACCCACGCACATTTCAAGAGGCTTCTGTTGCATGTAAGGCTGCCTATAATAGCAGTTTACTGCCTTGGGTTACTTCACAGAACTTCATTGACAAGCTTACTCAACTATATGGTTATAAAGAACTGTATTGGTCAG CTTTTAGATACGATGATACTACCGAAAGTTATAACGTACCTGGTGAACCATCTGCTAAGATAGTATGGGAAGACGGACAACCTAGTTGGGGTGATTGCGTTGTGGGAAACAACATTGGGAAGGGGGTATCTGTTCAGTGTAACTTAGAACACTTCTTTATTTGTGTGAGGCCCATATCAGTTG aaataaacaacttacaaaaAAGAGACAATGTATGGCTTTGGTCTTCCACTACAAAATACAACTCAACAAATGCAGAATTGTTATGTAATCAATTGTTACAACAACAGTTAACCATTAAGGACCATTACTCATTAATGAGAGCTATCAAAGTGTTTTATAAAGAATCATCGGGGTCTAAG TTTTGGGTTTCCCTTGCACCAAACATAGCAATAGTGAATGGATTTGTATCTTTTAATCAGCCAATCACGCCCAGGGACACAGGATTATGCTCGGTTGTTACGGTAACAGATGATTCTCCAATATTTTCATGGTCTCCGTGTGGTGAAAAAGTTTATGCTGCTTGTGAGACAT acaatCTTCACAACTTGTCGCGCAACGCCAACAAAGACTGTCCTTCTGGTTTCTCATTCATTACCGACAACAATTGTTTTGGTTGGGTAAGCACGCCTTCATCATGGTCCGTCGCACAAGCAACTTGTTCAAAGTTTGTTTCGCAAGCTGAAATAATACATTCATCCAAGATATCTAGATTTCATCTCCCCACTTATATGAAACTCAACAATATAACATCTTTATGGTCGGGCTTCTGCGGAGATG GCACAAACCAAACAGTATTTGCAATCAACAAATATAATACGAATTTCCAGCACACACAAGTTGTAAACTATGGTGATTGTCttgtttatagtttaaacaatgGCACTCATGTTTCACAATGGAATGAGAAACTTCCATTTCTGTGCGTTTCAGGAAGA GAAGCAATCAACCAATCCCTTACAGAAGTTTACAATGATGTTGTCTCATTATACCAATCTAATGCATGTCCTGATCACCATATACTTATGGAATCTGCCTGCATTGGTATCAGTCAATCAAACAATTCTTGGTCCCATAGTTGCCATGGTGACAAACCAACGTTTTATTCCGAACAAAACCATCAGCTTATTGTCAATTTAATTGATGTTAACAAGTGGCTTGTGGGTTCAAG AATTTGGATTGGTTTATATGAAGAAAATgctaatttaaaatcaaccaATGGCGTGCTTAACTTTACCTCATGGGGAAGTCCCCAGGATGAGATCAATAGTCCTTGTATTTCTATGGATGCCAATGGGGAGTGGTGGAAGGAGGATTGCTCTCTGAGAAAATATTCACTTTGTGCTGTGAAGCAATGTTATAAAGATACACCGCAACTTTACAATGGCGAT ATACAACACACAAGATCTGGATTTGTTTGCAATCAATggaatgatgacatcacaaacagcAGCCACAATTATTGTCGTTCATTTGGAGATTACTTTTCCCCTTACTGTCTAACTACAGATCAAAATATGTA CCTAGAATCATGTGACATTCCTCATTGTGATGTCAAAATGCAGGAAAATAACGACATCATAATCAAAAGTGATTTATCAGGCGCTGACATCACAGTTAGTTGCTATGAAGAAACAATGCTAACTAATTGTGAATGTAATAATGAGCATTGCTATGGCGTATATCCTACAGACAACATGAACGGGTGTGAAGTTAAACTTAAACCATTATTAAATCATAACGTTCAAACTGGAG TAAAAGCCTTTTGTCGTTCTTCGAATAATTATGTTTCAACCCGAACCCTTGTTTCGTTTGACAACCTTGTTAGTCATGTGACCTGCCCTTCTTTCATGCGATTGGTCGGTTGTTTCTATGGCGACACCATGAATTCTACACCAAG ATCTGACTTTGGTATTGCTACAATTGAAGGTTTGGCTTGCTTTAGTAAAAATGGAAGTGAGTCTCTTACTACAACTGCCGTATGTATGGCTAGCCACCCAATACTTAACAACCAAGGTGGTAATATGATGAACATGGAATCTGGGGTTGCTTCTTTTACATCAAGCACATCAGCGTTTATTTCTTTAACACAGATGGGatttaaaacactttgtttCTGGGTATTGGTTGAGGAGCTCGGCACAATTGTATTTGCTGCTGAAGATGGTTTGAGTCCTTTTATATCTGTTGCTGCAAGTGAGAATGGAGATGCTGTATTTGTGTATAATGGAGAATCAGTCACATTCAATGCCAACCTGCTCTTGGATGGGCAGTGGCATTTATTATGTATGGGATATTCAAACCCTGAAATGGAAGTTACTAAATGTGGACTTTTAATTGATGGTGTGGTGGCTgctattacatcacaatcaacCAATTGTGACCTTAATAACTTCAAAGGACACTTCATATTTGGCTCAGGTCAAGTTTTCAACCACAACATCACTTATAAGAACGGTACAACTGCTACAGTAAAACCAAAAGTAAACACAGGACAGCATAGTAACTTTCTAAAGCAGTTTTCTGGCCAGATTGGTTACATAAGTGCATATAATAAAGCTATGAGCGTTTCGGACATAAGGAACCTACAGTTTCAATGTAAAAGTGAGGAAAACTTCCAGAATGTATTGGTTGGTTCTTATGCTGGGTTTGGACTGGTTGAGTTGGATAGATCTACAGTCCCTTGTGATTTGAGTAAAGTTCGTTACCAGTCTTTAACAAGTGTTGGTTTGATCCAAGAAGATGATAATGTTGTTATTGCTGTTGATGTCAATTCTGTTGATGTTGATTCCTTGATTTCAATGGAAGCTTCCTTGTTTCTCGTTGATGTATCTTATCATTCAACCACAag TCCCACCAAGAATTTGCCGCAAAAACAAGCCGCTGTCGCCTCAAACACCAAGTTAACTTtcacaattaacaatgttGGCTATGGAGATACATATACAGTGATGACCACAGTAAAAACTAACAGTATTTACCTGGAAACAATGGAACCAGTCATATCCTCTGCTACCATTGATACACAACCTGCCCCTGTAACTAATATAAG AGAGAAAGAAGGATTACCTCAAGTTGGCAGTAGCACTGTAGTGTGGTCTACACCACCTGGCAATAGAACATCCTACAATGTATTTGTTCACACAAGTCTAGAGTCGGTTGTTAGTTTGATATATAGTGGAACAATTGAAGGACAAGCCACAGAGTTTACAGTTG ATGGATCTTTAAACTTGGACAATCGAGTCAACCCTGGTCAGAACTACATATTTGCCATCCAAGCTATATATGGGAGCATGAACACCACTCTTGCATCTTACACTGGTACCACTCAACCTGCACCACCTGCTGTGTCAAGCTTCAGAACAATTAACACAAGAAGAAGAGGGGTTGTTATTATGGGGGTGTTCTGGGGTTCCAcgttttctaaatatattgaTCACTACAATGTTTCCCTGAGAG TACAAGGACAGGCGAATGCAAGCTACCTGATAGTTGACGCGAATAAGAATTTTGCCCATTTTTCTAATTTACTTCCAAGCACAATGTATGAGGTGTCAGTAAGAAGTTACTCCGGGAACAAAATAAGTTTAGCTTCAAGTGCTCTAGCGACATCAGGTGTCAGTTCTGATTTTCTCATCTTTGTTGAAAG GATAAACAACCTTTCTTCACAAGTTACATGGGATGTATCTTCTCACTGCCATAAATACAAAGTCTCTGTAAGTATATTCACTGGGATATCAGCTGATACAGTGGAGCAAtgcaaacaacaaacaacttaCACTGAGGAGATATATTGTACTGAATATATCAGAGGGTTTACTAAACAGTTGAAAACCAATGTAACTGCATCTGTACAAG GTTGCTTATACCAAGTGTTTGTTCTACACTACcctgatgacatcacagaagTTTCGGATTCACAGCTGATTGCTGAGTTTTCAAACCCAAACTCTCTACTGGCCCCTAGTGGTTTAGTGATCGAAACTGTCAGCCAATCAGAGATTAGAGTGGAATGGACTGAGGCCGAAGCAGCGCAAGAAATTGATAGATACTTG ATTCAAGTATCTGTTGTGGGAAACTCCCTACCCATCCAACAGTTGTACATTGGGGGAAGCACCCATGTTGTCATTAAAAACCTCTCACCCGCCactcattatgatgtcacagtgaCATCACTACGAATGTGGGAGAGTGGGCCACAAAGTCACGCCAAAGGTTGGACAAAAAGTTTGAGCGAGCAAATTTATTCATGGTCTGAATGGATGGACTTTGGAAAG TGTTCAGCATCATGTGGGACTTCATCTACACAAACAAGATCCCGCTATTGTCTTGATCCATCTTCAACCATTGTACCTCCTGTAcataatgatgtcattaattgtgttggtgatgtcatagaagtcaagcattgtgatgtcataatgtgtccAGTTAATGGTGGTTGGTCAAAGTGGTCAGATTATAGCAgt TGTTCCTCAACATGTGGTATCAACACAACATCAGTAAGAACAAGAGAATGTTCCAACCCATCACCAACAAATGGAGGAAGTCATTGTTATGGAAATAAG ACTGAAACTCGTTTGTGTGGTGCTCTCTACTGCCCTCAACCTGGTGTTTGGTCATCATGGGTTACGCATCACCGATGTAGTCACTCATGCGGAAATGGTGTCATTGCAAGATACCGTGAATGCAGGAAaagtaattatgatgtcacagagtGCATTGGAAAAGATAATGATGTCATTGCCTGTAATCTTGGAGAG TGCCCGGTTGATGGTTTATGGTCACCATGGCAACCATGGTCGTTATGTCTCATTCCGTGTGGAGTCATCAATTCATCACGTGTTCGAGTGTGTGGCTCTCCTGCTCCATCTAATGGTGGAAGGTATTGTGAGGGTTCGGACAATGATCTTGAG CAAACAGAGCATCGCCGATGCAAAGCAACAAACCCATGCCCAGGAACCTACCACTGGGGGGCATGGTCCACGTTCAGTCATTGTCCAGCTACTTGCGGACAATCAGCGATGACATCACGCACTAGAACATGTGTCTGGAATGAACCAGAGTTTGGGGACTTTCCCTGTGCCGAGAACGAAAGGGAGAGTGTTTACTGTGGGGTTTTAGAATGCCCGATACATG GTGGTTGGGGTGAGTGGGTGAATTGGAGTCCTTGCTCTGTTGAATGTGGGGTTAGTAAGAAGGTTAGAATTCGACTATGTAACAACCCCACCCCTACTGCAGGGGGTAACCCATGCTTTGGGTCAGAAACTGGTTCCCAGGTTGACGAAGAAGTTTGTAAGGGTGAAGCTTGCCCCCCTGGGAG GTTTATTTCCGATTGGAAACCTCGTGTTTGTTCTTCGGTCATCACTAAGTTCAGGAATTCTCGTTGGGAGGAAACAAGAGCAGGGAAGACACAAACTGCTCCTTGTCCTCCAGAACAATCAGGGATTGCTCGGAGAAGATGCGCTCAAACCGGGGTCTGGATGGAAGAAGATTATTCTGGGTGCGTGAGGAGTGACTTAATG aaaataaaagaattctTGGCGAATGAAACTCATGACAGCAAAGGTTTTAAACAAGGAATAACAAACCTCAACGCTTATTTAGCTGATGATGTAAATGGAAATGGTTTGGTTACAACAGGTGACCTTATAGCAGTGCAAG ATATCCTATCCAACCTTACGTCATGGGAGCCGTTTAaatttgatgacatcacaagaaGTAACAGATTAGAATTCATGAGTTCGGTAACTTCAGTTGTGGACCGAGTGAcgcaattaaaatatttcaaagtttggaAAGATTTGGACAATGGCGTGTTTCGGAAACTGTTTCAG AACTTCTTGTCCACTTTAGACAACAACACTATGCAAGCTTCATCCATTCTTAACCCAGGGACTTTCCCCAAGCACAAAACCAGTTTCAGCAACAATCTAAATGTAATGTTACTTGCATTATCAAACCATGAACAAACAGTTCAGTTCCCAGAACAAGGAAGTCCACAACTTAG GAGggataaaagttttgttgaaGTTCCACCTGGAGTAAGTGGAAGTAAAAAGAACAGCGAGGTTCGGTTCTCGTTTCTAAAGTTTGATGACACTGATGGTATGATGACCTCACTTCCTGTGACATCACTAAAGAAAGAAGGCCAGTTATCATTTGAGGGAAAAACCCTAAACAGTGCTTTGGTTGGTGTACAACTGCTGGTAGATGGCCAAGTTCAAAAACTTCACAGATTGAATGGATATGTTTACATCACATTTTACCATAAGAG GAAATCAAGGGAccatgtttgtgtttttatcgACTACACATCTGAGGATGTTTTGTTCAATGACGACGGTTGTGAAGTGTGGAGAAAAAGAGATGACCGGACAATTTGTCGATGCAACCATGTGACAACCTTTGCTTTGTTGAGTCATGATGTTTATGATATGGAGTGGCAGCAAGTGATTGTAGTTGATGAATACAG ATTCCTTATCAGTGTGGGCAGTTATGTTTCTCTTGGTTTACTTGCTATTATGCTGGTTCTTCTGCTCGTACCACAGTCTGTTTCAATAAAGTTTACCTTGATACCAATCAACACTGTATTATCAG CAATCCTACGTCATGTTGGGGTGGTGTGTGTTCTTTATTTATCCAGCTCAACTGTGTTGTGTGTTGCTGTAGCATCACTAGTAATGTATGCTTGCATAGTTCAATGTGTGTGGACAACATTACATATACATGATGTTCATACGAGTGCACTGGCACAAGTGGAGCATGG AAAACGTCCATATTATTCTATAACAGCTTGGCTTTTGACATTATTGTGTTCAGCATCTATTATTCTCACGTTTGCTTTGTTCGATTATTCTGGAACTGGGGACAAATATCAACTCGGTTGTGATCAAATAATAACCACATACGTCACTTTGCCAGCTATTTGTTTATGCGCATTTGTGGCTGTGAcatcattgtttattttggttCGAACTTCCCGCCATTTTTATCGCGTTTACGACGATCTGAAACCGATCACAGCACGAAG aTTAGAGCAACGCCTCTGGTTGGGTGGATTTTGGTTCTTCATAAACACTGCTTGTGTCATCACAACACTTGTCGTCTGCTTCAATAAATCAACGGCAAACCCCGTCCAG ATACCGCACGTTATCTTGGTGTTGTTGGAATGCGTGTACCTGCTATACAGTGAACTATGGATGAACAGGGAGATACGTTCGTTCTATCATCGATGTATTGGAGCGAAGCCACCTGTTATTAAGGTTGATTACAAACCACCGAAATATGTGCCTTGA